CTCGGAGCACCTGCACACCCAGCCCTGGTCCGAGGGCCAGAGATTCATTCCGCACCAGGGAGTGCAGGCAGCCCAGCGGCTCCCCCCACTTAAGAGGCCAAAGGTGCCCAGCAGGGCATGGCGCGGCGGTCTGGGCAATGCCATCCCTGCTGCGGCCTGGTCCCACAGCGCCCATCTCTGTTCTAATGGAGGCCTGCTCCACTGTGTCCCCACCTGCAGCCTCCCAGCCTCCGTGGCCCCCTAAGAGCTGCTGGGAGAAGCAGAGAGCCCTAGGGGAGAGGCCTGAACAAAACCAGCAAGACCACGGCCCCAGAAAGACCAGAGCGAGCTCTGAACTGTGCCCTCGAGGGACAGAGGTTCGAAAGCCACCAGGAGGACCCCAGGGCGCACGGCCCTGCTCCAGTCAGCCAGGGTCAGTTCTGAAGGGGGCCTGCCAGGTTTTTCCCGGCAGTGTGGGCACAACTCGGGATGGGGACACAGTCCCATGAGAAGTTAGACGTGGGGGCACGGAGCAGACTCCACAGGAGCCCTGTGGCTGGTGGCCGGGCAGAGCGTCGGCAGACAAGGCCTGGCAGGGGggtctccccagcccctgctcagAGCTGTTCGCGCGGAATTCCCGGCCTGGCTTCAGAAGGAATTCAAGCCCCAGCCTGCCCGGCCTCCTGCTCCACGCCTGAGAATCACTCCTCCTTAATTTCCAGCGACCACAGCGAGCTGTAAACTGTAAAACCCTAATGAGGAAATGCCGCGCCTCCCCCTGCTAGCGCCTCCCGGTCAATTGTTAGAGTGGCCAATAAAACTGGGTTTTACAGTTTGGAAGCCAGTGGTTTCAGAATTCAGACAGCCCCGGCGCCGCACCTCGCCCTGCTCACCTGGACAGGACCCCTGTGTCCCGCCTGCTGGTGGGTGGGCAGCTGTCCCCCCTCCCCCCGTCCCCCTTCCTCCCGAGAGGACAGCGGGACCCCCTCCACCGCAGGCGATGGAAGCCGCGGGGGTCCCTCGCATCAGTGCGGCTGGGGCAAACACAGGCTGAGCCGGCTGCCGTCAGGCTGCCCACACCCGGGAAGGACCCGCGTGGCTGAGGGCCCCACGTCAGGGCCCTTCCTGGAGTTGCCACCGCGTGGACAGTGAACCCGGAGGCCCGGCTGGCCGCTGTCGCCGCGCGCCTCTCCGCGCAGAGACGTCTCTCCCTCGCCGCGGTCTGAGATGCCCGCGAACGCCCCTCCCGGGAGAGGCCGCCCTCGGGGCCACCTGGCGGTCGCGCTCGGGTCCCGGGCAAGGCCTGGGTCTGGCTGCGCAAGGAGCTTGGAATTCCCCGGGTGGCCGGAGGGAGAAGGGGCGGGACGACCTCGGAGAGATGCAGAGCTCCCGGGGGCGTGCGGACCTCGGCGGCGACAGACCTGGACCCCCCCGGCGGCCACCTGGCCTCCTCCGTCCGGGCAAGGCCGGCGACCAGCGCCCCCTGCCGCGaagcgcgccgccgccgccgggacCCGCCCCCCAACCCCCCGCGCCCGGCACCGCCCGCGCTCCGCCCCCACGTGGGCGCGGCCCAATCCCGGGGCCGCCGGCGCGCGCGTCACGGGCTTCCATTGTTATGCAAATATAAAGAAGGTAAAAGGCGCCCCGGCGCGGGAGGCGAGCGAGAGCTGCGGCGCGTGGGGAGGCGCGTGGGAACGGCGTGGGAGCCGCATCCGAACCGAGCAGGCACCGGGACCGCGCGGCGTCGCCGTCCCCGGCCGGGCCCGGCCCCCGCGAGCCGAGCGCGCCCCCCCGTCGCCCACCCGGGCGCGGCTGGATGCGGCAGGGTCCCCGCGGCGGCGACCCCCGGCCCCGAGCGCCCGGAGCGCCCAGAGGCGGCGTGCGGGGCCCGGGGACGCCGCGCCCTCCATGCGCCGAGGCGCGCCCCGAGCCAACCGGGGGCCCGCGCCGCAGCCGCCGCCCGCGCTGAgccccggcccggcccgcggCCCGCGCCCGGCGGCAGCATGAGCCAGGCCGAGCTGTCCACCTGCTCCGCGCCGCAGACCCAGCGCATCTTCCAGGAGGCGGTGCGCAAGGGCAACACGCAGGAGCTGCAGTCGCTGCTGCAGAACATGACCAGCTGCGAGTTCAACGTGAACTCGTTCGGGCCAGAGGGCCAGACGGCGCTGCACCAGTCGGTCATCGACGGCAACCTGGAGCTGGTGAAGCTGCTGGTCAAGTTCGGCGCCGACATCCGCCTGGCCAACCGCGACGGCTGGAGCGCGCTGCACATCGCGGCGTTCGGCGGCCACCAGGACATCGTGCTCTATCTCATCACCAAGGCCAAGTACGCGGCCAGCGGCCGGTGATGCCGCCGCGCCCCCGGCCCTACCcggccgcgccccgccccgcgcgcGTCGTTTCTGCTGTACCTTCCCGCCAACTACCTCGGTGTGCGCCGGGTCGAGGCCCCGCCGGGAGGCCGCGGCCGCGGCCGCGGCGCGTGCGTCCGGCCTGCCCCGGGGTCCGGCAGCTCCGCCGCCGAGCGCCTCCCCGCGGCCGCGCCGGGCCCAGTCGGGCCGCCGCAGCTTCCCACGgcccccgcccgccgcccgccgcctcgcgggtgggggcggggcgcggACTCCAGCCCCTTTTGAAATTTGAGTCTCGCAACCAGCAAGCCCGGAATCCCGAGATACCGGATCCTCCGCGCGAAACGTGTCGTCCCGAAGGTGGAAGGCGGGCGGCGGGGGCGAGGCGGACTCGGAGCGCCCCGCTGCCGCCTGCAGGACCCGCCCGGCGCCGAGGAGCAGCCGCCGGGCCGAGGACACGCTCCGCGGCTCCGGGTGTCCGCAACTATTTATCTCGTGTGTGTCCATTTGTGGGTGAAGTTTGTGCGCCTGGTTTTTGTTTGGAAAATACTGTGCGTGGTCACGGGGGAGTGATGCGTTTCTTTCTAATCTTTGAAAACTTGGGTCTCCCATTTCTTGGTTGCACTGAAAATGCCGCCCAGCTCGATGGTGTTCCCGAGCTGCCCCTcacgcccccgccccgcccccaccccccttCTCCCCACGTGCTCCCCCCACCCTCGTCCTCCCTCCAGTCGTGAGTTTGGGAAGCCCCAGGGCCTCTCTCCCCCGCCCCTCCTGGATGAGGCCACCACCCACCACACCGGCCTGTTTTGCAGTTTCCCGTGATCCTGGAAGCTCGCTGGCGCTGGAGGGTGGCGGGGAcacgggggcggggaggggccgAAGGGGACGTTCCTTACCTTTTCTAGTGCGTTCTATCATAGTTAACGGTTgcacactttttttaaaaagtaaatggatTTGCCACAATTAAATGTCATAACATTTAtgacaatataaaatattaacatattttaagccAAGTTTTAGGTGTATTTTTTGAATCTTGGTTATAAACCCAATTTTAAAGGGCGATGTATCCAGCGTTGTGAAGGCAACAGAGTGTacccatatttatatttttataaaatacctaTAAGACTGTGAATCTCTTGTGCTCATGGCTGAGTGAATTGAAGGACCGTTTtgccccttctcagcctcccagagcttCGAGGACTCCGTTCGAATCCGAAATCCTGCCGTGGGGGAGGGGCCGCTTCGAGACCTGGGGCCGGGAGGTTCTCCTGCGTCACTTTGGTCCCGAAAGGCGCCCTTCCTGGTTTCTGTGGCTCTGATTTTCTATGCAGCCCCACACCCCTTCTTGTTTTGATCCTGAGAAATAAAAGGGAGGCTGaattattcaaatttaaatgaGGTTTCCCCTTCATGGAAGGGCTGCTGACCCTTCGTGCAGAAATGGGGAGCACTTGAGGACACAGGTGGGTGGAGGCCCTTTGTGCGTGGCTGGTCCTATTCGGGCGGCCCTCTGTGGCTTTTTATAAAACTTTGTGTGAGAAGAATATATTGATAATGTCAGTGAAACAAGCAGACATTGAAATGGAGGCACAGATTACTCCACAAGGAGTtcttctgtatattttttctagATGCAAATACCTTTTTAATTATGTTAATTAATGTTAAGACTTTCTAGGCTTATATCGAAGCTGTGTGGGTCACGGGATGATCACGTCTAACTGGATAAAGTCTGTGCAGCACATTCCTGAGTGTACGATACTGACTTGTAGCCCAGtgtgaaaaatttataaataaatttttcattgatctttttatattaaagaaaaagtttgtgGGTCCTTCTTGGCTTCAGCGCAAGTGGCGGAACATCCTCTTTGGGGGTCAGGGTCAGGCTGCGACAGTTTCCGGGTGCCGTCTGCACAGTGCTTGGCTTGTATTTGCCTGAAGACAGCCCGGTCAGCTGGCTCCCAGCCCCACGCGACAGACAAGCCCAGCCGGGCCGCACACAGGACTCCTGAGGACCCAGCACCTCCGAGTGCCCAGAGTGGTGCCACAGCCTCTCCTCTATTCCCCAGCAGAGCCGCTGAGACCGCCACCCCCCAAGAGGGGAGAGTTGGGCCTGCAGCCCTGCCCACTCCGACCCCCAGGGGTCACGCTGGAGGGAGCCTGCGGCACAGAAGGGATATCTCTCAAACTGGGGGCAAATACCACAGCTGCTCACTCCTGACAAGCAGAAAGTCCCCTGGAGGTATCGGGAAGCCCACACAGGCCTGGAGTCCGGCACCCTGAAGAGCACAAATGCTGAGGCAGACCTGAGCGTCGTGCTGAGCACCCACATATGCAAGAGAAGGGAGCAGAGCAGGGTGACTGCTGCCAGCACCTGACAGAAAGGAGCAGAGACTTGGCCACTCCTGAGACACCGCCCCCAGCAGAGAACTGGACGGCGGCAAAGCCCCGGAATTCCAAGGTAACCActtttcctgccttcagactcCTCTTCCGAGGGCCGGGGAACCTGCCTCCCCAGCTGTCCTGCAGAGTTTGGCCCCTGCCACAGACCCCACCTCCGCGTGCCTGCTCTGCGTCTGCTCCCTGTTTACCCGTGGTTTTCCAGGCCCATTTTCCGCTGCTGACGCATTTCCTACCCTGCGGAATTGGCCCAGGAGATGGGCCAGCTCCCTGAAGCAGACTCTGGGAAGTCTTGCCCTCACCCAGCTCGGGGGTGCCCAGCCGTTGGAAAGGAGATGTGGCCACAGAACCTTGACACAATTGGGGTGTCCAGAGAATGAGGGCAGGCCTGGGCATCACCAGGGCGGCCCACGGGTATGCTGGACCACGCCACCCTTCCCCACCCAGGGTCTGATAAAACCAAGGTAACCTTTGTTCTTGGCACTAGCCTGCAGGTGGGTGGGGTCCCAGCCAGTTGCTACCCCTGCAGTATCTGGGAAATTCTCCCACCGTGGAGAGGCCTGGCCTGGCACCGGGGGCTCCCAGGCACAGGATCCTGGAAAggtagtctcttttttttttttttgagacagagtttcgctcttgttacccaggctggagtgcaatggcacgatctcggctcaccgcaacctccgcctcctgggttcaggcaattctcctgcctcagcctcctgagtagctgggattacaggcacgagccaccatgcccagctgattttttgtatttttagtagagaaggggtttcaccatgttgaccaggatggtctcgatctctcgacctcgtgatccacccgcctcggcctcccaaagtgctgggattacaggcttgagccaccgcgcccggcaaggtaGTCTCTTAAATTCTCTCTTCTGAAAGATACATTTGACTGAGAGTGCTGCTTTTCTCTCCAGCAGGAACAAAAGGAACACTGGCCGGTAAGCTGAGGAGAGGAGGGCCGGGAGGGTGGAGCCTTGGGGGGCCTGTGCTTCCTCCCCAGGTGCCGCTGTGTGCACTGACCAGCCCGGATGGCTGGGGCCAGCCTCGctgagcctccttgcctggcaTAGCCTGAGGGGGCAGGGGTGCAGGCAGACACACTGTGAAACCCCGACTGACCCCACCTCTTGGGGTCAGATCTATGAATGAAATCTCAGGAGGGTCCAGGTGTccagagcccaggagggaggTCTCGGGGCGCTGAGCACAGCCCACGGCCTTGTCCGTGTCGGGGAGCCCTGGGCAACACATTGCAAGAACAGGCAGTTCAGTGGAGGGGAGGCTGGCCACGTGTGCACCAAGAGTGAGCCTCCCCGGCCACAGAGTGGGCACATGTATGCCCCTGCGCAAGCGGAGGGGGCGGCTCTGGAGTACGGGCCAAGAGGAGGAAGTCCCTGGTCTCTGGTGTGGCCAGGTGAAAACTGCTGCATCTCATGCCCATTTCCCTCCCGAGTTCAGTGGCCTGTGCCCACACTTCTTTCAGGGGCTCTCTGCTCAGCAGATCACTTACTGCGGCAGGGTGGTGTGGGTATGAGCAGCTATGGTGGGTACTGGCCTACGGCAGAGTTACTGGGGAGTCCCCAGACCCCCACCCCAGGCAGGCCCTTTGTGGCCAGAGTGAGAAGGAAGGCCTGGGTGGCCCAGCCTCCTCCGGGGGCTCCGGCCTCCTGGATCTGCAGGTGTGCCTTGGAGGCCAGGGGAGGGGTCCAGCCGAGAGGCACGGAGGAGAGCCAGGGTGGGGGGGCTGGCAGGTGGGCGCTGCGTCCCTGGGAACCCCTGAGAGAAAGGAAACAGTCCCGGCAAGGTCAGGGCCTGCCCTACATACCCCGCCAGGACTGCTGGGCTCCCGTCCAACTGTCTGTCTCTGGTCTGACCCCGGCTGAAGGCAGGAAGCGCTTACATTGGAACGGACGCCACGGAAAGACCAGGAAATGCAGGAAGATGCTAGAAAGAGTGATGTCTAAAGCCAGCAGGCGTGGGAGCAGGCCAGGGGAGGGCCGGGGTGCGGGGGACAGCGGGAGGAAGCTGCCTCCGCGCAAGCCGGGACGGAGGGGCCGTGGACGCGGGAACACCCGGCGCAAAAGCCTCTGACCTCCCGAAGGCAGCTACCCCTGAGGCTCGCTGGGCCCGCGGGGAGGAGGCCGCGTCCACCCGGGCCTTGAAGGACGGGAAAGAAGGCCCGCGCCGGGGACGGCTGGGGCACGAACCCCAGGCCGGGATGCGAGGGCGCAGGCGAGGGGAGGGGGCCGCGGCCCGCCTGGGAACCTCGGCAACCGTTCCTTCCTCCGGCGCAGACCCTCGGGGCGCCGGGCCCCCGGGAGGCCGCCCTCCGCCCCACCCCGCACACTCCGGCCCCGCCGCCCGGAGCCGCCCCGCCCCCCGCGGGAAGCCCCCCACGCCCGTCCGGCGCATTCTTCTGCGAGGCCGTCCTTCCGACCGTCCTCCGCGCGTCCGTCTGTCGGTCTTTCTTCTCTCGCCTCCAAAGCCGCGGCCCCCATTCATTCCCGAGGCCTCTGCCCTTTCCTCAGCGCCGTCCGGCTCGGCGAGCAGCTTCTATGCTAATAAGGGCGGGGGCCGGGCCCGGGTAGCGGGGGAGGGGCCGGGCCGGGGCGCggggggaggggccaggggtggggcCGGGCCGCGGGGGGCGCGCgggggaggggccaggggagggtCCGGGCTGCGGGGGGCGCGCCGGGGGCAGGGTCCGGGCCGCTCACAAAGCCTGATATCTGCATTCGACGCCCGCCGGGCCGCTCGGGGCCCCGGTGCGCAGGGCGGGGACGGTGGGGCGGGGCGCAGGCGCACCCGGAAAGCTCCTTCCAGGGACCCCGCCCCGCCCACCAGACGCCGCCGCGCGTGGGGCCCGAGTGCGCCCGGCGGTGGGGAGGCGACTCCGACCCAGCACGGACCTCGCCCGGGCGCAGGGGACGGAGCCGCCGCGGTGCTGCTGCCGCCCTGTGGCCGCCGCGTTCCCGCCTTGCGCCCTGCGCGGACCCCGTGGTCCCGAGTCCTCCGCCCCAGGGAGGCGGGCGGGCAGGGCGGCCGCAAAGTCAGAGGCGCCCTGGGGCCGAGGCGGCGGCGGGTGCCCTCGGCGAGTCTTGGCTTCTGAAGCCCCAGGACCCCCAGACCAGACTCTGGAGAGGGGACCCCGTCACAGCCCTCAACGAGCGGCTGGCAATGGTGTGCTGTTCTTCTCGCGGTCCGAAGGGAAGGGGAGGCCTGGGGCCTCAAAGAGTAGGTGTTCCGCAGGACCCCGTGGACGTGGCCGCCGCACGTGACGCTTCAGGTGGGAGCAGGACCCGGCCCCATCTGTCGGGACGCCGGGAGCCTCGGCGAAGGAGGCCGCGCTGGAACCGCAGGCCCGTCCGGGCCGCCCCACCGCCCTCCTCTCACGGAGGTGGCAAGGGCAGAACTCCGCCCTGCACCCGGTACGTGTGTTAGTGGGTAGGACTCTGCAGGGCTGCGAGCCTCCTTACTAGGTCCCCAGAGCCATCTGCGGGCCCCGCGGACAAGAACCCTCAAGGGAATGACGCCCAGAGCATCCCATAAACTCTCCAAAGAGAATGACAGAACTGAAACGGGAGCGGGGTCCACAAGACAGTGTATTCCTCAGCCCGGTGAAGCTGGCGTAGGTGGCCCGGGGCTCCGCAGAGTTCCTGGACCGGCTTTTAGTTCCCATGGCTCAGCATGGCGGCCCAGATCCAGCCATCAAGTCTGCATTCCAGCCCGCAGAGGGGAGGGGTGCGGGCCGCGCTCCCGCCCGCAGGGAAGAGGCGGGGCGTCGCCTCCGTGGACGGCTCCCGGGAGCTGCGTTGCCACAGCTGCTCGTACCCCATTGGCTAGAACACAGTCATACGCCCCACCTCAGTGCAAGGGacgctgggaaatgtagtctttcatCTGAGACACGTGCCCGCTAAAAATGGAGCCACGGAGGAAGGAGGACTAGCGGCTTGGGGGTGGGGGCCGGCTGGGCCTCCCTCGGTGGCGTCGACATCCTGGCCGTGTTGTCATATGAACTTGCTACCAAGATTCCCAGGCCATGCGCTCACTGTGTACAGTGGTGAGTGTGGCGGACACCAaaagcaaacattattttttagatttcGCTGAACGGTACGACGTCCCACGAGCCTGTGTGGCCACTAGGAAATTAAATTGACCTGATGGCCCAGGGAGTCCTGCTCCGTGCAACGCGGCAGGCGCGGAAGGGCGGGGACCAGCCTTGGCCTCCGTGGGGTCCCGGGTCCCGGCTCCCCCAGGCCAGGCGAGGGCCCCTTATCTCGAGGAAAGTAATAAGTCACCAGCTCTTTGAACCCCCAAGGTTACTTTGTCAATAAAGTGCGCCTTCTCGGGTCCCCCCCTTCGGATCTCTTTAAGggctctttcctttcattttactcCAGATGGGAAGAAAATCGTTAGGTTTATCATTCACGTCCCCAAAAATCAGGTTTACAGTGGTGCGAGTCACACGCAGGAAGACGCAGCCATGAGGCCTCGGTGCGGGTTTACACGCGTGCAACCCACGGCACAACCAAGATACTActgggccggacgcggtggctcaagcctgtcatcccagcactttgggagtccgaggcgggtggatcacgaggtcaagagatcgagaccgtcatggtcaacatggtgaaaccccgtctctactaaagatacaaaaaattagctgggtgtggtggcacgtgcctgtaatcccagctactcaggaggctgaggcaggagaattgcctgaacccaggaggcagaggttgcggtgagccgagatcgtgccattgcactccagcctgggtaacaagagcgaaactccgtctcaaaaaaaaaaaaaaaaaaaaaaaaagttttattttctgaatgttgACAGGATATAGAATCACAGTTGATTGTTGTGCGTTGACTTTGCACCCTGCAAGTTTGCGACGTTCACGTGTTCCTCTCAGTAAAGTCACTGGCATGCAGCTCAGGCTTCTCTTCTCCGGCAAAGGAGGCCCCAGATCTCAAGcctggcctggggtggggagagcCTTGGACCTGGCGCTGcccagacggggtttcaccatgttgaccaggatggtctcgatctctttttttttttttttttttgagacagagtttcgctcttgttacccaggctggagtgcaatggcgccatcttggctcacccgcaacctccgcctcctgggttcaggcaattctcctgtctcagcctcctgagtagctgggattacaggcacacaccaccatgcccagctaactttttgtatttttagtagagacggggtttcaccatgttgaccaggatggtctcgatctcttgacctcgtgatccacccgcctcggcctcccaaagtgctgggatgacaggcttgagccaccgtgcccggcctatatatatatatatatatatatattttttttttttaccaaagaTTACTAAATTCATGTGAACTTAATAGGTATTTGGACTTAATTTATGAGTATTCATTTACTTGTAGGCCAATCTGGTAACATGCTAGATGCAACATATAATAtctgtacataaaaataaacacatttaaacaagcacacacacacgcacacaaacacatgcacacgcacacacacagatccAATTGCTTTTACTTTGGAACTCTGGCCACGACAAAGCATCAGAAACTCACTGCTCTACAACAGATAGCTGGATCCAGATTATTTCTCTGATAAAGTTAGGACCTGTCCGCATGGCTGAACTTCATTTGCTTGATAGGTATTGCAGTGAAGGTGTTGGACCAAAATTTTGGGCAAAGCAGTTTTCATCACAGTCTTtgccagccgggcatggtgattaaaaccaggtgtggtggagggcagatcacctgaggtcaggagttcaaggccagcctaggcaacatagtaaaaccctatctctactaaaaatacaaaaattagccaggcacggtgcctgtagtcccagctactcgggaggctgaggcaggagaattgcgtgatattattttttaatttgttttacttttcttgatatttcttgttttttgctttttgtttttttaattttgagatggagtttcaagattgttgccgaggctggagtgcagtgggtgatcACGGCTcagcacagcctccacctcccggagtCAAATcacatctcctgcctcagcctcccgagtagctgggattacaggcatgcgccaccacacctggccgctATATCTTGCTCTTTGTGTCCGATTTAGGAAGTCTTTTCTTGCCCACATGGGCACATAGTAGGGTTCCATATCGTGTTCTGGAAAGTGGTTTTGCCTGTACACTCAACTCTAGAACCCCCAGAACTGTTTTTTGTGCCTGGCGTGGCCTCTGGGTcaaacttcattttgttttccacGCGCTTATCCCATTGCCCCCTGAGCCACTGCTGCCTTTGTCATCCGTTGGTTTCAAATGTGCGAGGTCTGTCTGTCCCGTTGGTCTGTCTGTCCATGCTGCGTGGCCTGGGTTACTGCCGCCTCGTAGCCAGGCCTGGTGTCCGGTGGAATGAGCTCTCGCCTTATTCTTTTTTGCCTATTCTTGGcccttcacattttatttctgttttttttttttttttttttttttttgagacagagtttcactcttgttacccaggctggagtgcaatggcgcgatctcggctcaccgcaacctccgcctcctgggttcaggcaattctcctgcctcagcctcctgagtagctgggattacaggcatgcgccaccatgcccagctaatttttttgtatttttagtagagacggggtttcaccatgttgaccaggatggtctcgatctcttgacctcgtgatccacccgcctcggcctcccaaagtgcagggattacaggcgtgagccacaactcccggccacacccagctaatttttgtatttttagtagagatggggtttcaatatgttggccaggctagtcttgaactcctgacctcatgatatgcccaCATGAGCCtcacaaattgctgggattacaggtgtgagccaccacgcccagccaaaaatggtttttaaattattggtaaaataaaaatataaatattgcgCCGGGCCCAGTgggtcaggcctgtaatcccagcactttgggaggcaaggcaggtggattgcttaaggtcaggagttcaagaccagcctgaccaacatggtgaaatcctgtctctacgaagaatacaaaaattagctggctgtggtgtcaggtgcctttaatcccagctactcgaaaggctgaggcaggaaaatggcttgaagccaggaggtggaggttgcagtgagctgagattgcgccactgcactccagcctgggcaacagaacgagactccatctcaaaaaagaaaaacaaagaaagaaagaaaagaaaaagaaaaagaaatatcttcatCAGTTTTCAGGGTATGCTTAAATCAAGCtgttgccaaaaaagaaaagaaaaaaaaaatcatcactaaaaagaaatttgtttttggccgggcgtggtggctcaagtctgtaatctcagcactttgggaggctgaggtgggtggatcacgaggtcaagagatcgagaccatcctggtcaacatggtgaaaccccctctctactaaaaatacaaaaaattagccgggcatggtggcgcgtgcctgtaatcccagctactcaggaggctgaggcaggagaattgcctgaacccaggaggcggaggttgcagtgagctgagatcgcgccattacactccagcctgggtaacaagagcgaaactccatctcaaaaaaaaaaaaaaaaaaaaaaattttgacatggagtcttgctctgtcacccaggctggagtggtgcgatctcagctcacctcaacctccgcctcccagattcaagctattctcctgcctcagcctcccaggtagttgggattaccggcacctgtcaccacgcccggctaatttttgtatttttagtagagacggag
The sequence above is a segment of the Saimiri boliviensis isolate mSaiBol1 chromosome 2, mSaiBol1.pri, whole genome shotgun sequence genome. Coding sequences within it:
- the NRARP gene encoding notch-regulated ankyrin repeat-containing protein, translated to MSQAELSTCSAPQTQRIFQEAVRKGNTQELQSLLQNMTSCEFNVNSFGPEGQTALHQSVIDGNLELVKLLVKFGADIRLANRDGWSALHIAAFGGHQDIVLYLITKAKYAASGR